A single Alcanivorax borkumensis SK2 DNA region contains:
- a CDS encoding 3-hydroxyacyl-CoA dehydrogenase NAD-binding domain-containing protein yields MSEQTAIRWEKDADNIVVLTLDDPNQSANTMNELYGKSMAAVVERLEKEKDEIAGVIITSAKKTFFAGGDLRDLLKARKEDGPQFMAGMAQLKSQLRTLETLGKPVVAAMNGTALGGGLEIALACHHRIAINDKSAQFGLPEVSLGLLPGGGGVTRVVRMLGIQDGLMKVLMQGQRMKAEKAQKVGLIDELVADRDEMMAKAREWIKANPKAQQPWDQKGYKIPGGDPKNPKFAANLPAFPANLKKQLKGANYPAPLAIMSAAIEGAAVDFDSAALIEGRYFLSLVTSQVAKNMITAFFFNLQAINGGASRPDGVEKFRAEKVGVLGAGMMGAGVAYVTARSGAQVVLKDVSAENAEKGKDYSRKLLDKEISKGKMTQEKKEEILGRITATADAKDLEGVDFVIEAVFENTELKHKVFQEIEDVVNPDAVLGSNTSSLPITGLAQGVKKQNNFIGIHFFSPVDKMPLVEIICGKDTSPEALAKTYDYCLQIKKTPIVVNDARGFFTTRVIGTFVNEGIAMLGEGVSAQSIEQAAMQAGYPVGTLNLIDEINMETALKIGNAARDDAKREGVEPPPEHPAEVVMKKMVEELGRPGKLQGKGFYEYPENGKKHLWSGLADAFGGSKDMPFEDIKERMMFIESIEAVKCFDEGVIDSVADANIGSIFGIGFPAWSGGVMQYINQYEGGLSGFVARAEELAKLYGERFTPPASLVEKAKKGEIYK; encoded by the coding sequence ATGAGTGAACAAACTGCTATTCGTTGGGAAAAAGACGCGGACAATATTGTCGTTCTGACCCTGGATGATCCCAACCAGTCCGCCAACACCATGAATGAGCTGTACGGCAAGTCCATGGCAGCGGTCGTTGAGCGTCTGGAGAAAGAAAAAGATGAAATTGCTGGGGTGATCATTACCTCTGCGAAAAAAACTTTCTTTGCCGGTGGCGACCTGCGTGACTTACTGAAGGCGCGTAAGGAAGATGGCCCGCAGTTTATGGCCGGAATGGCCCAGCTTAAAAGTCAGCTGCGTACGCTGGAAACACTCGGCAAGCCAGTGGTTGCGGCCATGAATGGCACGGCTTTGGGTGGTGGTTTGGAAATCGCCTTGGCCTGTCATCACCGCATTGCTATCAATGATAAATCTGCGCAGTTTGGTCTGCCTGAAGTATCCCTGGGCTTGCTGCCCGGTGGCGGTGGCGTGACTCGCGTGGTACGCATGCTGGGTATTCAGGATGGCCTGATGAAGGTGCTGATGCAGGGTCAGCGCATGAAAGCGGAGAAAGCGCAGAAGGTCGGGCTGATCGACGAGCTGGTAGCAGATCGTGACGAAATGATGGCCAAGGCTCGTGAGTGGATTAAGGCCAACCCGAAAGCCCAGCAACCCTGGGACCAGAAAGGTTACAAAATTCCCGGTGGTGACCCGAAGAACCCTAAGTTTGCGGCTAACTTGCCGGCTTTCCCAGCGAACCTGAAGAAACAACTGAAGGGCGCTAACTATCCGGCCCCGCTGGCAATCATGTCTGCGGCCATCGAAGGTGCGGCAGTAGATTTTGATAGCGCCGCTCTTATTGAAGGTCGTTATTTCCTTTCTTTGGTGACCAGTCAGGTTGCCAAGAACATGATTACCGCCTTCTTCTTCAACTTGCAGGCCATCAATGGTGGCGCGAGCCGTCCGGATGGGGTTGAAAAATTCCGTGCTGAGAAGGTCGGGGTTTTAGGTGCTGGCATGATGGGCGCAGGCGTGGCCTATGTAACGGCTCGCTCTGGTGCGCAGGTGGTGTTGAAGGATGTTTCCGCCGAGAATGCGGAAAAGGGTAAAGACTATTCCCGTAAGCTTCTCGACAAGGAAATCTCCAAGGGCAAGATGACCCAGGAGAAGAAAGAGGAAATCCTTGGACGTATTACCGCCACCGCCGATGCGAAAGACCTGGAAGGCGTGGATTTTGTGATTGAAGCTGTGTTCGAAAACACTGAGCTGAAGCACAAGGTTTTCCAGGAAATCGAAGACGTGGTTAATCCGGATGCGGTGTTGGGTTCTAACACCTCTTCGCTGCCGATCACTGGCTTGGCCCAGGGCGTTAAGAAGCAGAATAACTTCATTGGTATTCATTTCTTCAGCCCGGTGGACAAGATGCCGCTGGTGGAAATTATCTGCGGTAAAGATACTAGCCCGGAAGCGTTGGCCAAGACCTACGACTACTGCTTGCAGATCAAGAAAACCCCGATCGTGGTCAACGATGCCCGTGGCTTCTTCACCACCCGCGTCATTGGTACTTTCGTCAATGAAGGCATCGCTATGCTGGGTGAGGGCGTCAGTGCCCAGTCCATTGAGCAGGCGGCGATGCAGGCAGGCTATCCGGTGGGTACCCTTAACCTGATCGATGAAATCAACATGGAAACCGCACTGAAGATTGGTAATGCGGCCCGTGATGATGCCAAGCGTGAAGGGGTTGAGCCGCCGCCAGAGCATCCCGCTGAAGTGGTCATGAAAAAGATGGTCGAAGAGCTGGGCCGTCCAGGCAAGTTGCAAGGTAAAGGCTTTTACGAGTATCCAGAAAACGGCAAGAAGCACCTGTGGTCCGGTTTGGCTGATGCCTTCGGTGGCAGCAAAGATATGCCGTTCGAGGATATCAAAGAGCGAATGATGTTCATTGAGTCCATCGAAGCGGTGAAATGCTTTGACGAAGGTGTGATTGACTCAGTAGCGGATGCCAATATCGGTTCTATCTTTGGTATCGGCTTCCCGGCCTGGTCTGGTGGTGTGATGCAGTACATCAACCAGTACGAAGGCGGCCTGAGCGGCTTTGTTGCACGGGCTGAGGAACTGGCCAAGCTCTACGGTGAGCGTTTCACCCCGCCAGCTTCTCTGGTAGAAAAAGCGAAAAAAGGCGAAATCTACAAGTAA
- a CDS encoding glutathione S-transferase N-terminal domain-containing protein, translating into MSHSTEVFRSLLSSTLQQGRGIATKGHSKHPQEPLELYEMEGCPFCRLVREALTDLDIDVMILPCPKGGDRYRPLVERLGGKQQFPYLMDPNTGEALYGSADIIEYLYQQYGGRPAPKSWQLRLRTAAAIAASAPRGGHGIRTRSSRAPEQALELYSFEASPFARLVRERLTELQLPYLLRQCGRDQWKDWVLPVVRKSLDMDYSPSQRNRIDLLARAGRIAVPYLVDPNTGEELFESEAILHYLDQTYGN; encoded by the coding sequence ATGTCACACAGCACAGAAGTTTTTCGTTCACTATTATCTTCCACGCTACAACAAGGGCGCGGTATAGCCACTAAAGGCCATAGCAAACATCCGCAAGAGCCGCTGGAGCTCTATGAAATGGAGGGTTGCCCTTTCTGTCGGCTGGTTCGCGAGGCGCTAACTGATTTAGATATAGACGTAATGATCCTCCCCTGCCCTAAGGGGGGCGACCGTTACCGACCGCTGGTAGAACGCTTAGGCGGCAAGCAGCAATTCCCCTATTTGATGGACCCCAATACCGGCGAAGCCCTTTATGGATCTGCCGACATTATCGAGTATCTCTATCAGCAGTATGGAGGCCGTCCTGCCCCGAAAAGTTGGCAGCTACGTCTACGCACAGCCGCCGCAATTGCCGCCTCCGCTCCCCGCGGTGGTCATGGCATTCGCACCCGGAGCAGCCGCGCCCCGGAGCAAGCTCTGGAACTGTATTCGTTCGAAGCCAGCCCCTTTGCCCGTTTGGTTCGCGAGCGATTGACTGAATTGCAGCTCCCTTACTTGCTGCGCCAGTGCGGCCGTGATCAGTGGAAGGATTGGGTGTTACCGGTGGTCCGTAAGTCTCTCGATATGGACTACTCCCCTAGTCAACGCAACCGGATAGACCTACTGGCTCGGGCTGGAAGGATTGCCGTTCCCTATCTGGTAGATCCGAATACCGGCGAAGAGCTGTTCGAATCCGAAGCTATTCTTCACTATCTGGATCAGACTTACGGCAACTAA
- a CDS encoding response regulator, which produces MNVLVVESNKAVSLIICRIIEELGHRYVLAADGEAALRLYHQRDIGLLILDVELPILDGFTVAQDVRNGNAAIPILFISKNNSEACLQQCVDAGGDTLMPKPLRPSVLRAWLYSRLTPTNPSTQLSPTAG; this is translated from the coding sequence ATGAATGTTCTTGTCGTTGAAAGTAACAAGGCTGTCAGCCTTATCATCTGTCGCATCATCGAAGAACTAGGCCACCGATATGTGTTGGCCGCAGACGGTGAGGCCGCACTGCGCCTGTATCACCAGCGAGACATTGGTCTACTGATCCTCGATGTAGAACTCCCCATACTGGACGGTTTCACCGTGGCTCAAGACGTTCGCAACGGCAATGCGGCTATCCCCATTCTATTTATTTCTAAAAACAACAGTGAGGCCTGTTTACAACAATGCGTGGATGCGGGCGGCGATACTTTGATGCCCAAACCCTTACGGCCCAGCGTATTACGCGCCTGGCTTTACAGCAGGCTCACCCCTACAAACCCCAGCACTCAGCTTTCTCCCACCGCCGGCTGA
- the purU gene encoding formyltetrahydrofolate deformylase, whose translation MTVNDADTARLLVTCPDKPGIISAVSTFLYNHGANITDFDQHSSDAHGGTFFLRLEFQTPELDCSREALRNNFANRVAEPYGMQWQISYASEKKRMGVLVSRHDHVLMDLLWRTSRGDLPATIPIVISNHDDLRDEVERFGIEYHHIPVSADNKAEAEAEALAKLDGKVDVVVLARYMQILSSNFVSHYPHRVINIHHSFLPAFVGANPYQQAHDKGVKLIGATSHYVTEDLDQGPIIEQNVQRVSHRHSASELRSLGQDVERQVMLRAVRWHLEDRVIVDGNKTVVFVK comes from the coding sequence ATGACAGTTAATGATGCCGACACGGCACGGCTGCTGGTGACCTGCCCGGATAAACCCGGGATCATCAGTGCGGTGAGCACCTTCTTGTATAACCACGGTGCCAACATCACCGATTTCGATCAGCATTCCAGCGATGCCCACGGCGGCACCTTCTTCTTGCGCTTGGAATTTCAGACACCGGAACTGGACTGTTCTCGGGAGGCACTTCGCAATAACTTTGCCAATCGGGTGGCTGAACCCTATGGCATGCAGTGGCAAATCAGCTACGCCAGTGAGAAAAAACGTATGGGAGTGTTGGTGTCTCGGCATGACCATGTGCTCATGGATCTGCTCTGGCGCACCTCCCGTGGCGACTTGCCTGCCACCATTCCTATTGTGATTAGCAATCACGATGATCTGCGCGACGAAGTCGAGCGTTTTGGCATCGAGTATCACCATATCCCGGTCAGTGCAGACAATAAGGCCGAAGCGGAAGCCGAGGCTTTGGCCAAGCTTGACGGTAAAGTGGATGTGGTGGTATTGGCCCGTTATATGCAGATCCTTAGTTCAAACTTTGTGTCTCATTACCCGCATCGTGTCATCAACATTCATCACTCTTTCCTGCCGGCCTTTGTGGGGGCGAACCCTTATCAGCAGGCCCACGACAAGGGGGTGAAGTTGATCGGTGCTACCAGCCACTATGTAACGGAAGACCTGGACCAGGGGCCCATTATCGAGCAAAACGTGCAGCGTGTTAGCCACCGCCATTCCGCTTCGGAGTTGCGTTCATTGGGGCAGGACGTGGAGCGGCAGGTGATGTTGCGTGCGGTGCGTTGGCACCTTGAAGACCGGGTAATCGTGGACGGTAACAAAACGGTGGTATTTGTGAAGTAG
- a CDS encoding acetyl-CoA C-acetyltransferase: MTEAYIYDAIRTPRGRGKKDGSLHTVKPLDLVVGLIDEVKDRFPNMDTNSIDDVLLGVVTPVGDQGACIAKTAALAAGLPDTVAGLQMNRFCASGLEAVNTGAQKVASGWDDLILAGGVESMSRIPMGSDGGAWAMDPITNYKTGFVPQGIGADLIATLEGWSRRDVDEFAAESQARAVNAWEKGYFDKSVVPVKDINGMTVLDRDEHVRAGTTADALAGLNPSFAMMGEMGGFDAVALQKYHWVEKINHVHHAGNSSGIVDGASLLVLGNEKVGKDFGMKARGRIVSTAISGADPTIMLTGPGPAAKKALAKAGLKASDIDLWEINEAFAAVAMRFMKDMDITPDVTNVNGGSIAMGHPLGATGAMIVGIALDELERRDKKFALCTLCVGGGMGIATIIERL, from the coding sequence ATGACCGAAGCCTATATCTATGATGCCATTCGTACTCCCCGTGGTCGGGGTAAGAAAGATGGCTCTTTGCATACGGTTAAGCCGCTGGATCTCGTAGTAGGCCTGATCGATGAAGTAAAAGATCGTTTTCCAAATATGGATACCAATAGCATTGATGATGTGCTGTTGGGTGTGGTGACTCCGGTCGGTGACCAGGGTGCCTGTATTGCCAAAACAGCAGCTCTGGCTGCTGGGTTGCCAGATACTGTAGCGGGTTTGCAGATGAACCGTTTCTGCGCCTCTGGCCTGGAAGCAGTGAATACCGGTGCCCAGAAAGTGGCCTCCGGTTGGGATGACCTGATTCTCGCCGGTGGTGTGGAATCCATGAGCCGTATCCCCATGGGCTCTGACGGTGGTGCCTGGGCAATGGACCCGATCACCAACTACAAGACTGGCTTTGTTCCCCAGGGGATTGGCGCGGATCTGATTGCCACTCTCGAAGGCTGGAGCCGCCGTGATGTGGACGAATTTGCTGCTGAGTCCCAGGCCCGTGCTGTGAATGCGTGGGAAAAGGGTTATTTCGATAAATCTGTGGTGCCGGTGAAAGACATTAACGGCATGACAGTGCTGGATCGTGACGAGCACGTTCGCGCGGGCACCACTGCTGATGCGCTGGCAGGCCTGAACCCGTCTTTCGCAATGATGGGCGAAATGGGCGGTTTTGATGCGGTTGCTTTGCAGAAGTATCACTGGGTGGAAAAGATTAACCACGTTCACCACGCAGGTAACTCCTCCGGTATCGTGGATGGTGCTTCTCTGCTGGTGCTGGGTAACGAAAAAGTGGGCAAGGACTTCGGCATGAAAGCCCGTGGCCGGATTGTCAGCACCGCGATCAGTGGTGCCGATCCCACCATCATGTTGACGGGCCCAGGTCCGGCGGCTAAGAAAGCGCTGGCGAAAGCCGGCTTGAAAGCCAGCGATATTGATCTGTGGGAAATCAACGAAGCCTTTGCGGCGGTCGCCATGCGCTTTATGAAAGACATGGACATCACCCCGGACGTTACCAACGTCAATGGTGGCTCCATCGCCATGGGCCACCCGTTGGGAGCTACTGGCGCCATGATTGTGGGTATTGCACTGGATGAACTCGAGCGCCGCGACAAGAAGTTCGCATTGTGCACCCTGTGTGTGGGCGGTGGCATGGGTATCGCTACCATCATCGAGCGTCTGTAA
- a CDS encoding AraC family transcriptional regulator, whose protein sequence is MYHRRTININRVVKLLQGAARSGASIPEILDQCNIPRQLLDDPEGTIERDTFIRMMLLIMTQTQDEFLGFGQGRKSKPGTFSMMAHAVINCPNLGSAVERGIRFYDLFELSLQSRIERDGDVAKLVVEADPRLDFREVIIEASLFIWLRFMSWLVGKAIEPKLVTLDYSDVRNGEEHRFLFDCPIEYQADANEVTFRADFLDLPLVQNDLSLSKFLKESLAQLFDGNIHNVGLPAQIRAIISNEYGNSFPDFTEICGKLNMTPQTLRRRLKEANTSYQEIKDAIRKDASVYYLSKPDLSIDEIALLMGFSEASSFHRAFKKWTGKTPSNFRREHFGVNL, encoded by the coding sequence ATGTACCATCGCAGAACGATCAATATTAATCGGGTGGTGAAGTTGTTACAGGGTGCGGCTCGTTCCGGTGCCAGCATTCCCGAGATTTTGGACCAGTGTAATATTCCACGGCAATTGCTGGATGATCCGGAGGGAACCATTGAGCGGGATACCTTTATCCGCATGATGCTGCTGATCATGACCCAGACTCAGGATGAGTTCCTGGGTTTTGGCCAGGGACGAAAATCCAAGCCCGGCACCTTCTCCATGATGGCCCATGCGGTGATCAACTGCCCGAACCTGGGCTCAGCGGTAGAGCGGGGGATTCGTTTCTACGACTTATTCGAACTGAGCTTGCAGTCGCGTATTGAGCGTGATGGCGATGTGGCGAAGTTAGTCGTGGAAGCCGATCCCAGGTTGGACTTCCGCGAAGTCATTATTGAGGCGTCGCTGTTTATTTGGCTGCGTTTTATGAGCTGGTTGGTGGGCAAAGCCATTGAACCTAAACTGGTGACGCTGGATTACTCCGATGTGCGTAATGGTGAGGAGCATCGATTCCTGTTCGATTGCCCTATTGAGTACCAAGCCGATGCCAATGAGGTGACGTTCCGGGCTGACTTCCTCGATTTGCCACTGGTACAAAATGATCTTTCTCTCTCCAAGTTTCTAAAAGAATCTTTGGCTCAGCTGTTTGACGGTAATATTCACAATGTGGGATTACCGGCCCAGATTCGCGCGATTATTTCTAACGAATACGGCAATAGCTTTCCGGATTTTACGGAAATTTGCGGCAAGTTGAACATGACCCCGCAAACCCTGCGGCGCCGGCTCAAAGAAGCCAACACTAGCTACCAGGAGATTAAGGATGCTATCCGTAAAGATGCGTCGGTCTATTATCTCTCCAAACCAGATCTCAGCATCGACGAAATCGCGTTGCTGATGGGCTTTAGTGAAGCAAGCTCTTTTCACCGGGCCTTCAAGAAGTGGACCGGGAAAACGCCGTCCAATTTCCGGCGAGAGCATTTTGGCGTCAATCTGTAG